Below is a window of Humulus lupulus chromosome 2, drHumLupu1.1, whole genome shotgun sequence DNA.
TCCGTGGGAATGATATCTGTCCTACCGAAATAAACTACAAAagtgattacgtatacttgcgtagctttaaATTTTCGCAACATATCCTCCCAAGAAAAATAGACCATTTTGTACTCATAGTAGCATTCATGGCCTCACCATAGACAAATGCTACAAAATTCACAAGTACCCTCTAGTATACAACAAAAATCAACAACCCACATCAGCTTCAGCAAATCAGGTTCAAGCCAGTGATCAACCTCCTCCTACCCTATCTAATGGTGACAATACAACCTTCCTGCCTCAACTAAACCCAGCTCAGTACCAACAACTTCTCAATCTCCATGCTACACATCACTCGGGTATGATCTCCTCTAATACACCTTCTTCATCCTCTACTGATGTCGCAGGTATAATTCTCTACACCTCTACTACAAGTCTTCCATCTAATAATTTTTGGATTTTAGACTCCGGGGCTACTAGGCATATATGTGCCAATCCCTTGCTTTTTCAATCATTTACAAAAAAGTAAACCTACAAAACTGATATTACCTGAGAACTCATCCATTTTTGTTCATCCAAGTGGTACTGTTGTTATTCACAATGATTTGATTCTTACTGAGGTTTTATTTGTTCCTACATTTAACTGCAATATATTTTTTGAAGTAATTTGACTACCTCTCAAAAAATTTCTGTTTCTTTTTGTTCTGATTCTTTTTATATTCAGGAAACAATCACTAAGAGGATGATTGGCAAGGGTAGTTCCCACCAAGGCTTGTATGTTTTGGACATGACTCGTCCAATTTTTAACATCAATTCGGTTATTGCAGAGACTTGGCATTGCAGGCTTGGCCATCTTTCCTCTACATGTTTAGATAGTCTCGGTAGTATTTTGAAATGTAATACTAGTCAATTGCACACTAATAATACTTGCTATATTTGTCCAAAAGCAAAGCAAAGAAAGCTTCCATTTAATAATACATTCAAGTATGCTGCCAATTTTTTTGACCTTATTCATTGCGATATTTGGGGTCCCCACCATACCCCTTCTCATTCTAACCATAGACTCTTTCTCACTCTTGATGATAAGTCTCGGTTTACATGGATTTACCTTTTACACCATAAATCTGATGTTCTCACTAGTATTCCTAGATTTCTAACTATGATTGAGCCTCAATTTCAAGCAAAAATAAAATACTTCAGGTCTGACAATGCACCTGAATTAACATTTACTGAATTATTTTCCCAAAAAGGTATTTTGCACCAATTTATGTGTGTTAAAACACCACAGCAAAATGTTGTGGTTGAACGAAAACATCAACATTTGCTAAATGTTGCTCGAGCTCTTTTCTTTCAATCTCACGCACCTATTGCGTTCTAGTCTGATTGTGTTTTATCTGCCACTTACATCATTAATATAACCTCCACTccaaatttacataacatttcccCATATGAACTTTTACACAATGAGGTACATGATTATTTTCATTTTAGATCATTTGGGTGTTTAGCTTTTGCTTCTACATTAGTTGCACATAGAACTAAGTTTCAGCCAAAAGCCAAAACTTGCATTTTTATTGGATATCCTTCTTGCATTAAAGGTTACAAACTTTATGATATAAACACAaaaacatttttaatttcataaaatgttGTATTTCATGAAAGTATTTTTCCTTTTACTAATCTAAATGAGGCCCCTGTCATTCATGATCCTTTTCCTAACATAGTATTGCCTTCATCTTCTATTTCTCACacaaatgtgcatgattatgtcATTTCACCTACTCCTATTCAAGATAATACCGCTACCAACATTTTTAGTCCACGAGATTCTTCTCCTATTAACAATGAACAGGTTTTTCAAACCCCTCAACCAGTCGATACTACTGCTGCCTCGACCACATCAGGAAGAATAGTAGCTCAACCACCTATTCGAAAGATCAACAAGACAGACCCATCCTCCAACTTACTTGAGGGATTTTAAGTGCAACTCTTCCACCCACATTATACCCACAACTCCTTATCCAAAACATAAATATATCTCATATTCTAAATTATCAAATTCTCACAGGAATTTTGTTTTTGCAGTCACAACACATAGTGAACCAACTATTTACAAAGATGCAGCCATGGATAATAATTGGGTGCAAGCTATGCAAAATGAAATCCAAGCTTTGCAAAACAAAAATACTTGGATTCTCGCTACACTACCACCACACAAGACAACTATTGGATGTAGATGGATCTACAAAATCAAATACAAAAGTGATGGCACTATTGAGCGTTACAAAGCTCGTTTAGTGGCTAAAGGTTATTCTCAACAAGAAGGCCTTAAATGTTTTGATACTTTCTCCCCCATAGCCAAGATGGTTACACTAAAGCTTCGTTTAGCTATTTCATCAATTAAGAAATGGCATACATTACACTTAGATATTAATAATGCCTTTTTAAATGGTGAACTCAATGAAGAGGTATACATGAAATTACCTCAAGGCTTACTGACTAATTCTCATGTTTCTACAGGTCCCCTCTTGTTTGCAAATTGCAAAAATCGCTTTGTGGACTTCGTTAATCTTCTCGTCAATGGTACACAAAGCTGTCTGAAGCTCTTATTAAAGATGGATTCAACCAATGTCAGGTTGATTACACACTTTTCACCAAAGGCGAAGGAGACTATTTCATTACTTTATTAGTGCACATGGATGACATAATAGTTACTGATCCAACACTATATCATCTTCAACTTCTTCAATGGTCCCTTCATGCTCAGCTCAAGCTTAAGGCTCTCAGCCAGCTCAAGTATTTTCTGGGCTTCAAAATAGCTAGATCTTCCTCTGGCCTATTTCTTTCTCAAATAATAttttaacgccctacttccttagagtcgttaccatgtgatatataaatgtgttattagctcgctaatcgaggttttaggttaaaaaacATGATTAAATTGAATTAAAGACTCATTTAACGAATATTAGGTAAAAGGagttggtcattcattaaaatttataaaaaaaatgttacattgggatcccaaaataccattttaaaatacatttacaatctaAAGATatagtacagtcgacctaagagACAAAAGCGAACATTTACCACATGTTCCTTTAAACAATCCCAGTCGTGGCGGCCAggttggccaaacatgtacacaccgctccatgtcctccaactcatggttgttcgacccattttcttgctcttacctgcaccatagagcactcgtgagccgaggcctagcaagagaacttcaagcacaacatacaataataaTATACCTCAACAAAACATACTTAATTAGGACAACATATAGCTACCAGTAACTATTGGAATGCACGACAATATAGTAGTAGAACAACTCAATAGCACAATGGCATAATAGCCTAATAGTACATCAATACAATAACACAACAATATCATAACTcaacagtataataacacgaCAGTACAAATAACTTAGCAGTCTAATAACACAGCAACGGCCTTCACCGATCGGGGTGCGCTATCAGGCATCAAGTTCGTGGTCCTAACTGAACAGGTGTGTACAGcacccttgagggtctcgccctggcggcctgcattcagcatgcttaatgccaatctcggccccttgccgctcctggctcttgccgatcagtcataGTCACATGTATGAacataaacaatacatacaacGCTATACATCACATAGCTCcacgggtacaaacagttctcttacctggtgtcctGGGCTGACAATCCAAAGCGATCCCAAGCACGActcctaatcccgagcctgagcagtaagacctagtcacaacgtatcaataaatatccatcatgatctaaatcaatttcgggacctcaaattctactaaactgagtagtagaatccttcccgatcCTTAACAtctgagttcccgagcttaaaactccAATTTGGTCACTTTCCCTAATTTGAGCCGCAGCATGCCCCTTAGGGCCGCGACGTGCCTACAGGTCAGAGGGAGGAGCTCTCTCTGCTGAATTTTATGGGCCGCAGCGCCTGGGCAAACCAGAGGCTTCTCAGCCTCTTCAAACACGCGGGTCGCGGCATCTGAAGAAGAGGGTCGCGGCTTGGGCCTCCGAAACctaaaaatccaccattttcagacTTCTAAACCTCCTGCAAATCAACCCAAACATATTCCAATGCTCGAATTGAGTCCTAAAATACTTTCACTATACTCAGAGTAGTACATAAATCCAATGAAACTGAACCAACACTTCATCATAATTCAACGTATTCTCTTCAGTTCAAAATCCTCTATAACACTAAAAATACAGAGAAATTCAACAAAAGGATGGCTCTAATCCTTACCTCTGTGTTGCTTCCAACCTTAATCTAACTTCAATCACTTCTAGCTCCAATCCCTTTGAATTCTGAGCCTCCTCCCCTTGAATCCAGCAAAATCCCTCCCTAGccttgagaaagagagagagatgtgAGGGAGAGGGAGATAAGGGCTGGGAATTTCAGTTTTTTGTTGTTTCCTTAGTTCTAATGGTTTCTCACAGCTCCCCAGCCTGCTCTAAGCTATCCCTTAGTACAAAATGACCCATTTACCCCTAAGGTCAAACCTTAATCCTTTAATGCCACAAGGGCAatctcgtcatttgccacatctcgCTAATTTCTCGAGTGTTACtacaaatccccatttaatcctaaCATACCCATATCATTACTAATAATTTCCTGTTACCCGATAAACCCCAGACACATGCCatgttctcaaaatacccctaggatcACCCCTAGCCGGGTAtccgaccccgttgtgactatttcgctaatctgctccctaagatcgtctcggaccacacatttcaaatatatccccataacactggggtctcactcataacacatgcataattacttttatgccctcaacgaaccaaaattacaaacacgTCCCTATTtacagaaatgggtccacatgcatatttaatacacacaaacatgcgTGTCtcatcacattaccacataattcatttataacACATCATCACGCATACAATCCATTACTCGCTCAATAATCCCAATTAGACCCTCTAGGCATTGTAGTCAAGGTACTCAGCCTTAATATCAAAGTCGGGACGTTACAAAAATACACCTTGCAGCTCCTTCAAGACACATGGTATTTAGGATGCAAACCTGTTGCTACCCCAATGGATCCTCGCAATAAACTAAATGCCACTTCTGGAGAACCTCTTCCCGATGCTTCTTCGTACAGACACCTCATTGGAAGACTGCTCTACCTGACTTTGGCCCATCCTGACATCACCTTCGTTATCCATTGCCTAAGTCAGTTCGTTTCTGCTCCTCGCACACCACACTTACAGGCAGTGCACCATCTCCTTAGGTACTTAAAAGGGAAGCTAGGACAAGGACTCTTATACCTCAGCAGCTCTTCTCTCAGACTTCAGGGTTTCTCTGATTCAGATTGGGCTCAATGTCCAATCTCTCATCGATCCACAACAGGTTTCTGCATTTTTCTTGGTGATTGTCTTGTTTCTTGGGGCTCTAAGAAACCACCAACCATTTCTAAAAGTTCTGCAGAAGCTGAATATCGTGTCTTGGCTGCCACAGCAAGTGAAATTACATGGTTACAATATTTATTGCAAGATTTCCACATCCCACAAACAGCTCCTCCTTTCATTTACTGTGACAACTCTTCAGCTATGCTTATCGCCAACAACCCAACATTTCATGAACACACCAAACATATCGAATTGGATTGCCATTTCATCAGGGACAAAATCAAGGCTTCCTCAATTGATGCCTTCACCAAACCTTTGCCCTCTACAACTCTTTCATCTCATATCTCCAAGATGACTGTGCATGACAAACACAGTCCATCTTGAGGGGAGACAATTAGGATTAGGAttagttttatattttatttttatatcttAGGTCCTTTTGTTAGATTATTTTTGTTGTAATTGCAATCCCCTGTTATTGGGTTCTATTATATTTGTTAGGGAGTTAGTTTAGATTTTATTCTTTTCTTGATTCTTTGTATTCTGCCTTGGTCTATCTATAAATACCAGATCTGCCTATTGTTATTTGTTCAAGTCATTTTTAATAAAGTAAAATCGTTTTCTAAAAGATTAAAATAAGAGATCGTTGTTAGCACTCCTTAAAAAATAAATTCCAAAAAGTACATTGCAAGGTAAGCATGTAATCATGATGTTAAATACGAAATAATTGAAGAATATCGTCAGATTATAATGTAGTCCAGAGTTGCAACAATGATAAAATGTATAAAACTTTATTGAGAGAACAAAACAACAAAACTTGACCTTCTTTCTAATTCCCCCCCTCTGAAAGGGAAAAGCATTATTAGCAAAAAGCAATATAATACACAAACTCCATACCAATTTGAACATTTTTAGGAGTAGCGTTTATAAAGACAAATGAAAGATATAAGAATTATAGACTTTCATCCATGTGAGAACGAGCCTGTTCCTCatgttaaaattttggtcaataaaaCAAGGGAAATAAAGAGTTGACTAATTAATATTATAgctattaaaaaataataataaaggaaGAACAAGAAGAGGTCAATTTTCTAGTTCACTCTGTATCCAATCCTGTGCGCACATTAAAGCTTGGAGGGTGGTTGGGTTGAGAGAGCTCCAATGGTGGTCAAGCATCCTTCCCCCGGTACTGAACGCATAGTCCGATGTAAGTTTTGACATGGGAACCCCCAAAACATTGCGTGCCATCATAGATAGGATTGGATATCTTGGAGTGTGAACTTTCCACCAATTCAATATGCTGAACTCTGCATTACGAGGAAACAAAGGTTCCTCTAAGTACTTATCCATATCAGATTTTGTGCCTTCACTTTGGGAAGTTTCATGGAGGAATTTGTCAAAACCCATCAACCTATCTCTGGAATCCCTTCCGGAACTAGGTAAACAGCCTGAACTACCACCCTCTTGCCAAGCCATATCCTGATCAAGTGAAGCTAAACAAATGGAGTGTTCACTGTAAAGTGTCTTGACCGAATCAAAAACTTCATCGATTCTGTTTGGAGCGCCACTGCCATATATCTGTGCATAGTAATATTCAACCAGTTTCATCTTGAATCGAGGATCCAACATTGCTGCAACTGCTAAACCCAAGCTACACCTCTCCCAGTATTCTTCAAATCTGGTTCTCATCCTTGCTGCCAATGAGCTAATGTAATCATCAGGATTCTTACACCACTCGTTCAACTGCAGATACACGTCACAAAGGTCAGGAAAATAGAGATTTGCAGTTGCTGATTTGTTCCTCAGGAAAGCATTAGTTATTTCAACAAAGAACTTCAAGAAACTAGAAATGACAGTTGCTCTGTCCCACTCTACATCAGTCGGGCACATTGTGTAGGTGGCATCTTTTTCTGGCAAAAGACAAAATGCATCCCTATGCTCTAAGGCAGCTTCAAGCATACTACATGTTGAATTCCATTTGAATGAATTATCAAGGCACAAAGACTTCTGAGATTGAACTCCAGCTTCCTGAACTATCTCATTGAACTTTGCTTGGACTGTTTGTGTACTTTTAACATATCGAATGCTTTCCCGAATCTTTTCAGCCACCCCATTTACTGCAGCTAATGCATCCTGAACCATCATAAATATAAGATTAGATGCACAACGCACATCAAATAGACGACCATTACAATACAGGAATCTGTTCTGAGAAAGCCGGCCACTGATCCTAATGGCAATATTATCATTAGTAGAGCTACTATCAAATGTCATAGAGAGAAGCTTACGGTCAATATCCCAATCCATCATACATGTCATGACAACTTCCGAATGCATGTCTTCTGTTTGAGAAGGATCAATTGCAAGAAAGTTCAAAATCTTCTTATGCAACTGCCACGATTCATCAATATAGTGTGCAGTCAAGCACAAGTACTCGGCATTGTCCAAAGAAGCCCACTTTTCAGCACTCAGGCTGATTTTACCAGGCAATTTGTCCAACACTTCGGTCACTTTTTGCTTTTCTTTCAAGTATATCTCCACACAGTCAGCCTCAACTCTATCACAGTTGACAAGCTCAAACAGTGGCTGTAGATTTCTAACAAACACCTTAAATCCAACATGCTCAACCATGGCCAATGAATAACCGTGCAATATGATCATGCGAGCAAGGTCAAATCTACTTCTCCTTTGATCAAAGCTATTATGTACATATGTAACACCATCCTCTTTCATATGATCTTGCTCTAATCTAAAATTGACAAGACTAAGAACCTCATCCTTTTTCTGCTCTTGATCTAAATTGAAATTGGTAATAGCAAGggttccttcctttttcttttcccTAGGTGTATATAACTGAGGTAAGGCATGAGAGGTTCTACTTTGACACCTAATTAAGTGGTTCCTCAAGTGTGATGTCCCACTGGTACTTGATCCACTGAGTTTCTTCTTACAGTGCCTACAAACAGCCACACAAGTATCACCTTTTTTTATCCTATCAAAGTCATTCCAAACAACAGACTTTAATCGGGTCGATTTCATAATCACTGCATCTGACATATCCATTGGATCAATCTACTATGGCATAATATCTGCAAACAAAGTAATGCAAAAGAGATTACACATAaaccttaaaaaaaaaatgcagaaaAGGACCAATTTAAACACGAATAGAAGACAGGACGGTTCGAAGCTTTTACATAGACAATATTACTTTTATGTGCACCAAAATTATGCACTAAAACGTTACACTAACTGACGTGATACTGTTTTTTATAACAGAAGGTACTGCTTGAAATAAATTTGATTGGTTAAATGAAAGTGTCACGTCAGTTGGTGTAAAGTTTTGGTTCACATGTCATTACTCTACTTTTATGATTTGAGAGAGCAATTATGTTTTGCATGTTTTCAATTCTCTCCTATAATATATAGACAAATGACAAATTTTAACAAAAAGAAATTACCATACAATCAAATATATAGATAAACTAACTgatttataaataatgttaaattttaGCTCATAAGTGATCATAGATAGTAAGCTTTTGCTGAGCATGGATTttttcaaacaaataaaaaaatcccAGACTTGTAtcacaaaaacataaaaaacacAAGGCTTCAAATTGAAATTAAGA
It encodes the following:
- the LOC133817314 gene encoding zinc finger BED domain-containing protein RICESLEEPER 2-like, coding for MDMSDAVIMKSTRLKSVVWNDFDRIKKGDTCVAVCRHCKKKLSGSSTSGTSHLRNHLIRCQSRTSHALPQLYTPREKKKEGTLAITNFNLDQEQKKDEVLSLVNFRLEQDHMKEDGVTYVHNSFDQRRSRFDLARMIILHGYSLAMVEHVGFKVFVRNLQPLFELVNCDRVEADCVEIYLKEKQKVTEVLDKLPGKISLSAEKWASLDNAEYLCLTAHYIDESWQLHKKILNFLAIDPSQTEDMHSEVVMTCMMDWDIDRKLLSMTFDSSSTNDNIAIRISGRLSQNRFLYCNGRLFDVRCASNLIFMMVQDALAAVNGVAEKIRESIRYVKSTQTVQAKFNEIVQEAGVQSQKSLCLDNSFKWNSTCSMLEAALEHRDAFCLLPEKDATYTMCPTDVEWDRATVISSFLKFFVEITNAFLRNKSATANLYFPDLCDVYLQLNEWCKNPDDYISSLAARMRTRFEEYWERCSLGLAVAAMLDPRFKMKLVEYYYAQIYGSGAPNRIDEVFDSVKTLYSEHSICLASLDQDMAWQEGGSSGCLPSSGRDSRDRLMGFDKFLHETSQSEGTKSDMDKYLEEPLFPRNAEFSILNWWKVHTPRYPILSMMARNVLGVPMSKLTSDYAFSTGGRMLDHHWSSLNPTTLQALMCAQDWIQSELEN